One Mercurialis annua linkage group LG3, ddMerAnnu1.2, whole genome shotgun sequence DNA window includes the following coding sequences:
- the LOC126674699 gene encoding tRNA wybutosine-synthesizing protein 2/3/4-like isoform X3, with the protein MLALFGFLFILILRRLGWATQIWSQPVIRGTPPTPRDSHSCTTIGDGLYVFGGTDGMRPLKDLHILDTVSHTWISPAVRGDGPEPREGHSAALVGKRLFVFGGCGKSSNNSDEVYYNDLYILNTETFVWKQATTSGIPPSVRDSHTCSSWKNKIIVIGGEDGHDYYLSDVHILDAETLVWKELDTTGTKLSPRAGHSTVAFGKNLFVFGGFTDAQNLYDDIYILDVDTGVWTKIMTTGIGPSARFSAAGDCLDPHVGGVLVFIGGCNNSLEALDDMYYLYTGLASIRNEQRLEKLSLRKQLKLKCQEQNLNSPLHDKGLVGIDTTASFHQTVPTYAEPSRENLQLNQVQLHQGKKTFQAKVTESFPHGYTIDTIIDGKPLRGILFASKPISSQIEHQSNARKRVGGESNVLLNGDHNKLKVYRNFKQDGVDHMQLDNVTGKETASHESKPEADAAHPSKNLTSDVTQLNEVPSNREPSAAPLNLNDMITDAPNSNPIFPNEFHTLAKESINVSLKQDDRTPSAGVGNCPGRSI; encoded by the exons TAGCTTTATTTGggttcttatttattttaattctgaGGAGATTGGGTTGGG CCACTCAGATTTGGAGCCAGCCAGTGATAAGAGGTACACCACCCACTCCCAGGGACAGCCATAGTTGCACAACCATCGGTGACGGTTTGTATGTTTTTGGAGGCACCGATGGCATGCGCCCTCTCAAGGATCTGCATATTTTAGATACCG TATCACATACATGGATATCACCTGCTGTGAGAGGGGATGGACCAGAGCCACGGGAAGGTCACAGTGCAGCTCTTGTTGGCAAACGCCTCTTCGTATTTGGTGGCTGTGGAAAATCCTCAAATAATAGTGATGAAGTTTATTACAACGATCTTTACATATTAAATACAG AGACATTTGTGTGGAAGCAAGCAACAACTTCTGGTATTCCACCTTCTGTACGTGATAGCCATACTTGCTCATCTTGGAAGAACAAAATCATTGTGATTGGTGGCGAAGATGGACATGATTATTATTTGTCTGATGTGCACATCCTAGATGCAG AAACTCTCGTATGGAAAGAGCTCGACACCACAGGCACGAAGTTGTCACCTCGAGCTGGTCATTCAACTGTTGCTTTTGGCAAGAATTTATTCGTCTTTGGGGGATTTACGGATGCACAAAATCTGTATGACGACATTTATATACTTGATGTTG ATACTGGTGTATGGACAAAGATAATGACTACTGGAATTGGGCCTTCTGCAAGATTTTCTGCAGCTGGGGATTGTTTGGATCCGCATGTAGGTGGCGTACTTGTCTTTATAGGTGGGTGCAATAATAGTCTTGAGGCGCTTGATGATATGTATTACCTGTACACAG gaCTTGCAAGCATACGCAATGAACAACGGCTGGAAAAATTATCCTTAAGGAAACAATTAAAGCTTAAGTGCCAAGAACAAAATCTTAATTCTCCTTTACATGATAAAGGTCTGGTTGGAATTGACACTACTGCCAGCTTTCACCAGACTGTGCCAACTTATGCTGAACCGA GCAGAGAGAATTTGCAGTTAAATCAAGTGCAGCTTCATCAAGGGAAGAAAACCTTTCAAGCCAAAGTTACTGAAAGCTTTCCACATGGATACACCATTGATACTATTATAGATGGAAAGCCTCTGCGTGGGATATTGTTTGCCAGTAAACCAATATCCTCCCAGATAGAGCATCAAAGTAATGCCAG GAAAAGGGTTGGCGGGGAATCTAATGTTTTGTTGAATGGTGACCATAACAAGTTAAAAGTGTATCGAAACTTCAAGCAGGATGGAGTAGATCACATGCAGTTAGACAATGTTACTGGGAAGGAAACCGCATCACATGAATCCAAGCCAGAAGCTGACGCTGCTCATCCGTCAAAGAATCTAACTTCTGATGTTACTCAATTAAATGAG GTTCCTTCAAACCGAGAACCATCTGCAGCTCCTCTGAATTTGAATGATATGATAACTGATGCACCAAACTCTAATCCTATATTTCCTAACGAGTTTCATACGCTAGCCAAGGAATCCATTAATGTATCTCTAAAGCAAG ATGACAGGACACCATCGGCAGGAGTAGGCAATTGTCCGGGGAGATCGATTTGA
- the LOC126674699 gene encoding uncharacterized protein LOC126674699 isoform X2: protein MRWERLEQEASSRSSNGPGKRWGHTCNSVKGGRFLYVFGGYGKDNCQTNHVHVFDTATQIWSQPVIRGTPPTPRDSHSCTTIGDGLYVFGGTDGMRPLKDLHILDTVSHTWISPAVRGDGPEPREGHSAALVGKRLFVFGGCGKSSNNSDEVYYNDLYILNTETFVWKQATTSGIPPSVRDSHTCSSWKNKIIVIGGEDGHDYYLSDVHILDAETLVWKELDTTGTKLSPRAGHSTVAFGKNLFVFGGFTDAQNLYDDIYILDVDTGVWTKIMTTGIGPSARFSAAGDCLDPHVGGVLVFIGGCNNSLEALDDMYYLYTGLASIRNEQRLEKLSLRKQLKLKCQEQNLNSPLHDKGLVGIDTTASFHQTVPTYAEPSRENLQLNQVQLHQGKKTFQAKVTESFPHGYTIDTIIDGKPLRGILFASKPISSQIEHQSNARKRVGGESNVLLNGDHNKLKVYRNFKQDGVDHMQLDNVTGKETASHESKPEADAAHPSKNLTSDVTQLNEVPSNREPSAAPLNLNDMITDAPNSNPIFPNEFHTLAKESINVSLKQGHHRQE, encoded by the exons CCACTCAGATTTGGAGCCAGCCAGTGATAAGAGGTACACCACCCACTCCCAGGGACAGCCATAGTTGCACAACCATCGGTGACGGTTTGTATGTTTTTGGAGGCACCGATGGCATGCGCCCTCTCAAGGATCTGCATATTTTAGATACCG TATCACATACATGGATATCACCTGCTGTGAGAGGGGATGGACCAGAGCCACGGGAAGGTCACAGTGCAGCTCTTGTTGGCAAACGCCTCTTCGTATTTGGTGGCTGTGGAAAATCCTCAAATAATAGTGATGAAGTTTATTACAACGATCTTTACATATTAAATACAG AGACATTTGTGTGGAAGCAAGCAACAACTTCTGGTATTCCACCTTCTGTACGTGATAGCCATACTTGCTCATCTTGGAAGAACAAAATCATTGTGATTGGTGGCGAAGATGGACATGATTATTATTTGTCTGATGTGCACATCCTAGATGCAG AAACTCTCGTATGGAAAGAGCTCGACACCACAGGCACGAAGTTGTCACCTCGAGCTGGTCATTCAACTGTTGCTTTTGGCAAGAATTTATTCGTCTTTGGGGGATTTACGGATGCACAAAATCTGTATGACGACATTTATATACTTGATGTTG ATACTGGTGTATGGACAAAGATAATGACTACTGGAATTGGGCCTTCTGCAAGATTTTCTGCAGCTGGGGATTGTTTGGATCCGCATGTAGGTGGCGTACTTGTCTTTATAGGTGGGTGCAATAATAGTCTTGAGGCGCTTGATGATATGTATTACCTGTACACAG gaCTTGCAAGCATACGCAATGAACAACGGCTGGAAAAATTATCCTTAAGGAAACAATTAAAGCTTAAGTGCCAAGAACAAAATCTTAATTCTCCTTTACATGATAAAGGTCTGGTTGGAATTGACACTACTGCCAGCTTTCACCAGACTGTGCCAACTTATGCTGAACCGA GCAGAGAGAATTTGCAGTTAAATCAAGTGCAGCTTCATCAAGGGAAGAAAACCTTTCAAGCCAAAGTTACTGAAAGCTTTCCACATGGATACACCATTGATACTATTATAGATGGAAAGCCTCTGCGTGGGATATTGTTTGCCAGTAAACCAATATCCTCCCAGATAGAGCATCAAAGTAATGCCAG GAAAAGGGTTGGCGGGGAATCTAATGTTTTGTTGAATGGTGACCATAACAAGTTAAAAGTGTATCGAAACTTCAAGCAGGATGGAGTAGATCACATGCAGTTAGACAATGTTACTGGGAAGGAAACCGCATCACATGAATCCAAGCCAGAAGCTGACGCTGCTCATCCGTCAAAGAATCTAACTTCTGATGTTACTCAATTAAATGAG GTTCCTTCAAACCGAGAACCATCTGCAGCTCCTCTGAATTTGAATGATATGATAACTGATGCACCAAACTCTAATCCTATATTTCCTAACGAGTTTCATACGCTAGCCAAGGAATCCATTAATGTATCTCTAAAGCAAG GACACCATCGGCAGGAGTAG
- the LOC126674699 gene encoding uncharacterized protein LOC126674699 isoform X1 produces MRWERLEQEASSRSSNGPGKRWGHTCNSVKGGRFLYVFGGYGKDNCQTNHVHVFDTATQIWSQPVIRGTPPTPRDSHSCTTIGDGLYVFGGTDGMRPLKDLHILDTVSHTWISPAVRGDGPEPREGHSAALVGKRLFVFGGCGKSSNNSDEVYYNDLYILNTETFVWKQATTSGIPPSVRDSHTCSSWKNKIIVIGGEDGHDYYLSDVHILDAETLVWKELDTTGTKLSPRAGHSTVAFGKNLFVFGGFTDAQNLYDDIYILDVDTGVWTKIMTTGIGPSARFSAAGDCLDPHVGGVLVFIGGCNNSLEALDDMYYLYTGLASIRNEQRLEKLSLRKQLKLKCQEQNLNSPLHDKGLVGIDTTASFHQTVPTYAEPSRENLQLNQVQLHQGKKTFQAKVTESFPHGYTIDTIIDGKPLRGILFASKPISSQIEHQSNARKRVGGESNVLLNGDHNKLKVYRNFKQDGVDHMQLDNVTGKETASHESKPEADAAHPSKNLTSDVTQLNEVPSNREPSAAPLNLNDMITDAPNSNPIFPNEFHTLAKESINVSLKQDDRTPSAGVGNCPGRSI; encoded by the exons CCACTCAGATTTGGAGCCAGCCAGTGATAAGAGGTACACCACCCACTCCCAGGGACAGCCATAGTTGCACAACCATCGGTGACGGTTTGTATGTTTTTGGAGGCACCGATGGCATGCGCCCTCTCAAGGATCTGCATATTTTAGATACCG TATCACATACATGGATATCACCTGCTGTGAGAGGGGATGGACCAGAGCCACGGGAAGGTCACAGTGCAGCTCTTGTTGGCAAACGCCTCTTCGTATTTGGTGGCTGTGGAAAATCCTCAAATAATAGTGATGAAGTTTATTACAACGATCTTTACATATTAAATACAG AGACATTTGTGTGGAAGCAAGCAACAACTTCTGGTATTCCACCTTCTGTACGTGATAGCCATACTTGCTCATCTTGGAAGAACAAAATCATTGTGATTGGTGGCGAAGATGGACATGATTATTATTTGTCTGATGTGCACATCCTAGATGCAG AAACTCTCGTATGGAAAGAGCTCGACACCACAGGCACGAAGTTGTCACCTCGAGCTGGTCATTCAACTGTTGCTTTTGGCAAGAATTTATTCGTCTTTGGGGGATTTACGGATGCACAAAATCTGTATGACGACATTTATATACTTGATGTTG ATACTGGTGTATGGACAAAGATAATGACTACTGGAATTGGGCCTTCTGCAAGATTTTCTGCAGCTGGGGATTGTTTGGATCCGCATGTAGGTGGCGTACTTGTCTTTATAGGTGGGTGCAATAATAGTCTTGAGGCGCTTGATGATATGTATTACCTGTACACAG gaCTTGCAAGCATACGCAATGAACAACGGCTGGAAAAATTATCCTTAAGGAAACAATTAAAGCTTAAGTGCCAAGAACAAAATCTTAATTCTCCTTTACATGATAAAGGTCTGGTTGGAATTGACACTACTGCCAGCTTTCACCAGACTGTGCCAACTTATGCTGAACCGA GCAGAGAGAATTTGCAGTTAAATCAAGTGCAGCTTCATCAAGGGAAGAAAACCTTTCAAGCCAAAGTTACTGAAAGCTTTCCACATGGATACACCATTGATACTATTATAGATGGAAAGCCTCTGCGTGGGATATTGTTTGCCAGTAAACCAATATCCTCCCAGATAGAGCATCAAAGTAATGCCAG GAAAAGGGTTGGCGGGGAATCTAATGTTTTGTTGAATGGTGACCATAACAAGTTAAAAGTGTATCGAAACTTCAAGCAGGATGGAGTAGATCACATGCAGTTAGACAATGTTACTGGGAAGGAAACCGCATCACATGAATCCAAGCCAGAAGCTGACGCTGCTCATCCGTCAAAGAATCTAACTTCTGATGTTACTCAATTAAATGAG GTTCCTTCAAACCGAGAACCATCTGCAGCTCCTCTGAATTTGAATGATATGATAACTGATGCACCAAACTCTAATCCTATATTTCCTAACGAGTTTCATACGCTAGCCAAGGAATCCATTAATGTATCTCTAAAGCAAG ATGACAGGACACCATCGGCAGGAGTAGGCAATTGTCCGGGGAGATCGATTTGA
- the LOC126674779 gene encoding protein SPIRAL1-like 3, producing MGRGVSSGGGQSSLGYLFGSSEEPKPASKVEAAAPPKPEPVASNVTAEKPASPAASSDATKQIPAGVPAATTNNYFRAEGQNCGNFLTERPTTKVHAAPGGGSSLNYLFGGDGK from the exons ATGGGTCGTGGAGTAAGCAGTGGTGGAGGACAGAGTTCTTTGGGGTATCTCTTTGGAAGTTCAGAGGAACCAAAACCGGCAAGTAAGGTTGAAGCAGCTGCTCCTCCGAAACCAGAACCGGTTGCAAGCAATGTAACTGCTGAAAAACCTGCTTCACCTGCTGCATCTTCAGATGCCACCAAGCAGATTCCAGCTGGTGTTCCAGCCGCCACTACAAATAACTATTTTCGAGCTGAAGGACAGAACTGTGGCAACTTCCTCACT GAGCGGCCTACAACAAAGGTCCACGCAGCCCCTGGCGGCGGGTCATCACTGAACTACCTGTTTGGTGGAGATGGGAAATGA